From Chryseobacterium shandongense, the proteins below share one genomic window:
- the traK gene encoding conjugative transposon protein TraK: MLIKNIEQRIKINKIVSLSAIGFAVFIVIAGFFFSYRMIQDSRRSIYVLDNGIPVLAKQTDVLLNRPVEYKAQIELFHRLFFTLAPDDAYIKENIQKSLYLIDDSGKKEYTNLREKGFYNQIVASSSMVSIHADSISLNMEQNKFQFFGKQMITRKSSVITRKLITEGFFEDIIRSPNNPHGVLLKNWRIIDNEELSNQTKNSY; this comes from the coding sequence ATGCTTATAAAAAATATAGAACAGCGAATCAAGATCAATAAGATCGTATCCTTATCAGCCATTGGTTTTGCCGTATTCATTGTCATTGCCGGGTTTTTCTTTTCCTACCGTATGATCCAGGATTCCCGCAGATCCATTTATGTTCTCGATAACGGGATTCCCGTATTGGCTAAACAGACGGATGTGCTTTTGAACCGGCCGGTAGAATACAAAGCCCAGATCGAATTGTTCCACCGCCTGTTTTTCACACTGGCTCCGGACGATGCTTATATCAAGGAGAATATTCAGAAGTCTCTCTATCTGATTGACGACAGCGGGAAAAAGGAATATACCAATCTCAGGGAAAAAGGATTTTATAATCAAATTGTGGCTTCCAGCTCGATGGTCAGCATCCATGCTGATTCGATCAGCCTCAATATGGAGCAGAACAAATTTCAATTCTTTGGAAAACAAATGATCACCCGAAAATCTTCAGTCATTACCCGGAAACTTATTACTGAAGGATTTTTTGAGGACATCATCCGAAGCCCCAACAATCCTCACGGGGTGCTGCTGAAGAACTGGCGCATCATCGATAACGAGGAACTTTCCAATCAAACCAAAAATTCATATTAA
- a CDS encoding Eco57I restriction-modification methylase domain-containing protein, protein MSEDLEINDDITVIEGSKNELILFAKNEDAKSFQKLLELNAQSNSRTLVILNAAINSKRFLNRFQNFDGKIFLCLEANRTGDAATLKILMEFKENNIKDIRKMYDISANGNKDLSQYLQNKLDDVHKNSNLVTSKESENAATTTKPNGISDTQHLESGSAGRDSGKPLQDSQSEQTGNNATGQNVGSSNAGNGSSGAERSNLAAGERGRGSADRTQPHDAEEKPSVGRIVFGRIAPNTGRSDKQVHKITTNVANAAELDGLISKYKGQKLTNQQVAEVASAACFISESKEVLFKDGIAITDELKDICNQFKSGGVAKEGRGILDEYYTDQKIVDAVRNLIKEQLKNRKEISVLEPSVGTGNFLYAVKELSSNKTISAFEINETTARIAKILHPEATINLRSFESEFIDEKGNKKELSQQYDLVIGNPPYGEHRGLYKGLGEEPKLSKYEDYFVKRSLDVLKDDGVLAMVLPSGWLNRKKDLEDAELLKAFRLPTGAFAGTQIGTDIVILKKSSQIIKHNISDYFEKNPENILGEIREKSNRFGRMELYVHGTLDDALARLQRLETNKQTERIGNLFEDLLSEPPKQTVNQHSIPLQNKDKTESISEGIADPEKNDVSYNEVREKIETVLSKLNTVKFKSPAVLKEIDKYKKLQSEIEEQPGKFSKDRINEILKKADRFISSHKDKNTEYRVQTKPELKKGILKYLFSKADDVVNTSIQNSSDITQEQIDAFRDTNYDGTLNNYGKHYQFANYFDGKWVHDFYYGEGNIYSKLEQLEIDFKDKLAVGGTEDQYNKQLNLLLNVLPKPKTFDEIFMSPNHEFVHQFALGQVEKERYNYNTKSNEVVVVDYNLAEKFKDFVGTLASDAFQGSSAWEVRQFVDNETVTGSDKERNALVRDRRKAAANDLFQKFILEELSDELRERFVKDFNRNYNNIYVPDYSRFPLFSKIYKNFKGSELKLTEVQKAGIGRLTTKGVGLLAHEVGFGKTLSGILSMHEAMERGNSRRPLIVVPNDSILKQWVETIFETIPDAKVNVLGNLGKDYDLSKFDNKDGEITIVTYEGFNNIGFSESITQDLASKFSYISESELRSVNSISERDFQKELEKGKEIEGKMKRGKIYDWEDFGFDHLTFDEVHNANHIVGKVRIEDRRFSSDFRSQNQQTSKLGINTWMAAQYIQEKYDGRNVTLLSATPFTNKPLEYYSILSLIANKRLEESGYFNVNTFFETFMEADTDMEIDAKGDVKFKANVRRFKNNSLFQQLLSEFIDIKGEEDNPELIRPNKINKEYKIEQNDLTRDQYDLLTENFSETEKGAILTHILNARLIAISPYLSPYCEGEFPSVEEFIENSPKLNETMNLIRQNKKDIPDAGQIIYSELAVSEFPRMKEYLVTNIGYKPDEIGVITGATSKPQRISIQNDFNSGKIKIIIGSEAIQEGMNLQENTTDLYLLSLPYNFTTLRQVEGRAWRQGNRHENVRVNFMLTNDSIDVFMLQKLQSKQARYLEAMKKGADVLDISDISTQELKTSIITNPETRANIEIELMKKRIEGEKNKHLADIAFVLRKQEDFLKVKEMVTKAEQSYNRILGYTQNLDENFDYWKNQLPAYQKTIDLAKAEVQKTIELLGEKGVNVADIEKQTKNTEDKIAELDTKLEELPELKLELFYKYKVEKEKRLKIINARDFMKERSNENQVLFYLSSKTNSSAGFLDVKINQFGECPNLSRQEVKRNR, encoded by the coding sequence ATGAGTGAAGATTTAGAAATAAATGATGACATTACTGTCATTGAAGGAAGTAAAAATGAACTGATCCTTTTCGCAAAAAATGAGGATGCTAAGTCGTTCCAAAAACTCTTAGAGCTTAACGCGCAGTCCAATAGCAGAACCCTTGTCATACTTAATGCTGCTATTAACAGTAAGAGATTTCTTAATCGGTTTCAAAACTTTGATGGTAAGATCTTTTTGTGTCTTGAGGCAAACCGGACAGGCGATGCGGCAACACTTAAAATCCTAATGGAATTTAAGGAAAATAATATCAAAGACATCCGGAAAATGTATGACATATCCGCTAATGGAAATAAGGACCTGTCTCAATATCTTCAGAACAAATTAGATGATGTTCATAAAAACAGTAATTTAGTTACATCAAAAGAATCAGAAAATGCAGCCACTACTACTAAACCAAACGGAATATCCGACACTCAGCACCTGGAATCCGGATCTGCTGGACGAGATTCTGGAAAACCTCTGCAGGACAGCCAATCCGAGCAAACAGGAAATAACGCAACAGGACAAAATGTGGGCAGCTCAAATGCTGGAAATGGATCTTCAGGCGCAGAGCGGAGCAATCTCGCAGCCGGTGAACGAGGAAGAGGATCCGCTGACAGAACACAACCGCACGATGCTGAAGAAAAACCTTCCGTGGGCAGAATCGTATTCGGGCGAATTGCACCCAACACAGGAAGATCCGACAAACAAGTCCACAAGATAACCACTAATGTTGCAAATGCAGCAGAATTAGACGGTCTTATCTCTAAATATAAAGGTCAGAAGCTGACCAACCAGCAAGTTGCAGAAGTCGCTTCAGCAGCTTGTTTTATTTCCGAAAGCAAAGAGGTTCTTTTTAAAGATGGCATTGCCATTACCGATGAATTGAAAGACATCTGCAATCAGTTCAAAAGCGGCGGTGTCGCAAAAGAAGGTCGTGGTATTCTTGACGAGTATTACACGGATCAGAAAATCGTAGACGCCGTCCGGAACCTCATCAAGGAACAGCTCAAAAACAGGAAGGAAATAAGCGTTTTGGAACCGAGCGTGGGGACGGGCAATTTCTTGTATGCGGTCAAGGAACTTTCCTCTAATAAAACTATTTCAGCTTTTGAGATCAATGAGACCACTGCGAGGATTGCTAAAATACTTCATCCTGAAGCTACTATCAATCTCCGTTCTTTTGAATCTGAATTTATTGACGAGAAGGGAAACAAAAAAGAGCTCTCTCAGCAATACGATCTGGTTATCGGTAATCCGCCTTATGGGGAACATCGTGGTCTCTATAAAGGGTTGGGTGAGGAACCGAAACTTTCCAAATATGAAGATTATTTTGTCAAGCGCAGCCTTGATGTTCTGAAAGACGACGGAGTCCTGGCAATGGTCCTCCCATCCGGCTGGCTCAATCGCAAGAAAGATCTTGAAGATGCTGAACTGCTTAAAGCCTTCCGCTTACCAACCGGAGCTTTTGCGGGAACACAGATCGGAACAGATATCGTTATCCTTAAAAAGTCCTCGCAAATAATCAAGCATAATATCTCCGATTACTTTGAAAAAAATCCGGAAAACATTTTGGGCGAGATTCGTGAGAAATCGAATCGTTTCGGCCGGATGGAACTTTATGTCCACGGAACTTTGGACGATGCATTAGCCAGGCTACAAAGGCTTGAAACAAACAAGCAAACCGAAAGGATCGGGAATCTTTTTGAAGATCTGTTGTCAGAGCCTCCAAAACAAACGGTAAATCAGCATTCTATTCCTTTGCAAAACAAAGATAAAACCGAATCGATTTCTGAAGGTATAGCTGATCCGGAAAAAAATGATGTCAGCTATAACGAAGTCCGGGAAAAGATTGAAACTGTTCTTTCTAAGCTTAATACCGTAAAATTTAAATCGCCAGCTGTTCTGAAAGAAATTGATAAGTACAAAAAGCTGCAGTCCGAGATAGAAGAACAACCAGGCAAATTTTCAAAGGACAGAATTAATGAAATTCTAAAAAAAGCAGATCGGTTTATTAGTTCCCATAAAGATAAAAACACGGAATACAGGGTTCAGACGAAACCTGAACTTAAAAAAGGAATCTTAAAATATCTATTCTCCAAGGCTGACGATGTTGTTAATACTTCAATTCAAAACAGCTCCGATATTACTCAGGAACAAATTGATGCCTTCCGGGATACCAATTATGATGGCACATTGAACAATTATGGGAAACATTATCAATTCGCTAATTACTTTGATGGTAAGTGGGTTCACGATTTTTATTATGGAGAAGGAAATATTTATTCTAAGCTTGAGCAGCTGGAGATAGATTTCAAGGATAAATTGGCTGTCGGAGGAACTGAAGACCAATATAACAAGCAGCTGAATCTCCTTCTTAATGTGCTTCCTAAGCCAAAAACCTTTGATGAGATTTTTATGAGCCCCAATCACGAGTTCGTCCATCAATTTGCATTGGGACAGGTAGAAAAAGAACGGTACAACTACAATACTAAATCAAATGAAGTCGTTGTAGTGGATTATAATCTGGCTGAAAAATTTAAAGATTTTGTCGGGACTTTAGCGAGTGATGCCTTTCAGGGTTCTTCAGCCTGGGAGGTGCGTCAGTTTGTCGATAATGAGACCGTAACGGGAAGTGATAAGGAACGAAATGCTTTAGTCCGGGACAGAAGAAAGGCTGCAGCCAACGATCTCTTTCAAAAATTTATCCTGGAAGAATTATCGGATGAGCTTAGGGAACGGTTTGTTAAGGATTTTAATAGAAATTACAACAATATCTACGTTCCGGACTATTCCAGATTCCCCTTGTTTTCTAAAATCTATAAGAACTTCAAAGGTTCAGAATTAAAATTAACCGAGGTTCAGAAAGCAGGCATTGGTAGACTGACAACGAAAGGTGTTGGCTTGCTGGCACACGAGGTAGGATTCGGAAAAACACTTTCGGGTATCCTATCGATGCACGAAGCGATGGAGCGGGGAAATTCCAGGAGGCCGTTGATCGTAGTTCCCAACGACAGCATACTGAAGCAATGGGTGGAAACCATTTTTGAAACAATACCCGATGCGAAGGTCAATGTGCTTGGCAATCTGGGTAAGGATTATGATCTTTCAAAATTTGACAACAAGGACGGAGAAATTACCATCGTTACCTATGAAGGCTTCAACAACATTGGTTTCTCGGAAAGCATCACCCAGGATCTGGCATCAAAGTTCTCATATATCTCCGAAAGCGAACTTCGTAGCGTAAATTCAATTAGTGAACGGGATTTTCAGAAGGAATTAGAGAAGGGCAAAGAGATCGAGGGTAAAATGAAGCGCGGGAAGATCTATGACTGGGAAGATTTCGGCTTTGACCATCTGACTTTTGATGAAGTCCACAATGCCAACCACATTGTCGGTAAGGTTAGAATTGAGGATCGAAGATTTTCTTCGGATTTCAGAAGCCAGAATCAACAGACATCCAAGCTGGGGATCAATACCTGGATGGCAGCACAATATATTCAGGAGAAATACGACGGAAGAAATGTTACCCTGCTTTCAGCAACACCTTTTACCAATAAACCGCTGGAATACTATTCCATATTATCGCTGATCGCCAATAAACGGCTTGAAGAATCCGGCTATTTCAATGTCAATACCTTCTTTGAAACTTTTATGGAGGCGGATACCGATATGGAGATTGATGCGAAAGGTGATGTAAAGTTTAAAGCCAATGTCCGCCGGTTCAAGAACAATTCTTTGTTTCAGCAGCTTCTATCTGAATTTATTGATATCAAGGGTGAAGAGGATAATCCTGAACTGATCCGTCCGAACAAAATTAACAAAGAATACAAAATTGAGCAAAATGATCTTACGCGCGATCAATACGATCTATTGACCGAAAATTTCAGCGAAACAGAAAAAGGAGCAATTCTCACTCACATTCTGAATGCAAGGCTGATTGCTATTTCGCCGTATTTATCGCCTTACTGTGAAGGGGAATTTCCATCCGTAGAAGAATTTATTGAAAACTCACCGAAGCTCAACGAAACGATGAACCTCATCCGGCAGAATAAAAAAGACATTCCGGACGCCGGGCAGATCATTTATTCAGAATTGGCAGTCTCGGAATTTCCACGGATGAAAGAATACCTGGTGACGAATATCGGTTACAAGCCTGATGAAATCGGGGTCATTACCGGTGCCACATCCAAGCCTCAAAGGATATCGATTCAGAATGATTTTAATTCGGGAAAAATTAAAATCATTATCGGCAGTGAGGCCATTCAGGAGGGAATGAATCTCCAGGAAAACACAACAGATCTGTACCTCCTTTCCCTACCCTACAACTTTACGACCTTAAGGCAAGTGGAAGGCCGTGCCTGGCGGCAGGGAAATAGGCACGAAAATGTCAGGGTAAATTTTATGCTGACCAATGACAGCATTGATGTTTTTATGCTGCAGAAATTACAATCCAAACAAGCAAGGTATCTGGAAGCAATGAAAAAAGGAGCGGATGTACTGGACATCTCTGATATCAGTACGCAGGAACTTAAAACGTCTATCATAACGAATCCTGAAACACGGGCTAATATTGAAATTGAACTGATGAAAAAGAGGATTGAAGGTGAAAAAAACAAACATCTGGCGGATATTGCATTTGTTCTAAGAAAACAGGAAGATTTTCTGAAAGTGAAGGAGATGGTAACCAAAGCTGAACAATCTTATAACAGGATTTTAGGCTATACTCAGAATCTAGACGAAAATTTCGATTATTGGAAAAATCAAC
- a CDS encoding type IV secretion system DNA-binding domain-containing protein: MQEQQHQIKIYGFLQKAVYAVVALDCASLFYLNADVPVVSNLLKNFSKMSFIYPPLNAKLATLVLIGLVAVGTKAKKKRDLNVVKEIIVPMVLGLVMMFCSLLWQKEAGDTKLPKVFPGMNLYQVIYAVLSFLGAVILQMGADSISKLMQQKMGKDRWNVEEESFDQNKELVNTDTSINIPYLFSYNGKINKGWININPFRGTTVIGTPGSGKSFGVINPAIRQMIAKGFCLCIYDFKFPDLAQIAYYHYLIKKSKESGYNHQFHVISLNEVERSKRVNPFHKKYIQTLAEAQEMAESMVSSLQKGGSSSGGGSDAFFTQSAINFLSSCIYFFATLENGKYSDLPHILSFMNRSYQEIFDTLFTNEEIGSLLSPFKTAYDNKAFDQLEGQIGTLKIFLSRLATKESFWVFSGDEVELKITDRENPSILILASDPGTQDINSALYSSVLNRTLRLVNSKHNLPGGIIADEFPTIYIHKIDNVVATARSNRVAVLLGLQEIPQLRQFYKKEVADTISAIVGNILSGSARDKNTLDWLEKLFGKIKQKSYSQSISQQGTTTSINEKMDHMIPAGKIAALKTGEMVGMIAQGEENDTDEYKTSAIHGKINLDMNAINEEEQNYAPMPVYYSFLDKRGINRKEEVLMSNFRKINKEVELIVNEFIKSAS; this comes from the coding sequence ATGCAAGAGCAACAACATCAGATAAAGATCTACGGATTCCTGCAAAAGGCAGTTTATGCGGTCGTTGCATTGGATTGTGCTTCGCTGTTTTACCTAAATGCGGATGTTCCGGTCGTGTCTAATCTCCTGAAGAACTTCTCAAAGATGAGCTTCATATATCCACCATTGAATGCCAAGCTGGCGACTCTGGTTTTGATCGGGTTGGTTGCTGTCGGGACAAAGGCCAAGAAAAAGAGAGACCTCAATGTAGTTAAGGAGATCATTGTTCCAATGGTTTTGGGACTTGTAATGATGTTCTGTTCCCTATTATGGCAGAAGGAAGCAGGAGACACCAAACTTCCAAAAGTCTTCCCCGGGATGAACCTGTACCAAGTTATTTATGCGGTTCTCTCTTTTCTGGGTGCTGTAATTCTTCAGATGGGTGCAGACAGCATCTCTAAGCTGATGCAGCAGAAAATGGGCAAAGACCGGTGGAATGTGGAAGAGGAATCTTTTGACCAGAACAAAGAGCTGGTCAATACCGATACCAGTATCAACATCCCTTATTTGTTCAGCTATAACGGCAAGATCAACAAAGGATGGATCAACATCAATCCGTTTCGGGGAACAACAGTAATCGGAACGCCGGGAAGCGGAAAGTCCTTTGGCGTTATCAATCCGGCCATCAGGCAGATGATCGCTAAAGGTTTCTGTCTTTGCATTTATGACTTCAAGTTTCCGGATCTGGCCCAGATCGCCTACTATCACTATTTGATCAAAAAAAGTAAAGAATCGGGATATAACCATCAGTTTCACGTCATCAGCCTGAACGAGGTCGAGAGATCAAAAAGGGTCAATCCTTTTCATAAAAAGTATATCCAAACACTGGCAGAAGCACAGGAAATGGCGGAATCGATGGTATCCTCACTACAAAAAGGCGGAAGCAGCTCCGGCGGAGGATCGGATGCATTCTTTACCCAATCTGCGATCAACTTCCTGTCATCCTGTATTTATTTTTTTGCCACGCTGGAAAATGGGAAATACTCGGACCTGCCGCATATTCTTTCCTTCATGAACCGTAGCTACCAGGAAATTTTTGACACGCTGTTTACCAACGAAGAAATTGGTTCACTCCTTTCTCCCTTCAAAACGGCATATGACAATAAAGCTTTTGACCAGTTGGAAGGACAGATCGGGACTTTGAAGATCTTTCTTTCCAGACTAGCTACGAAAGAAAGTTTCTGGGTTTTTTCCGGTGATGAAGTGGAGCTGAAAATTACCGACAGGGAAAATCCTTCTATATTGATTTTAGCTTCAGACCCAGGAACACAGGATATTAACTCTGCGCTGTACTCTTCGGTACTGAACAGAACGCTGCGTTTGGTCAATTCCAAGCACAATCTGCCGGGAGGCATTATTGCTGATGAGTTCCCGACCATTTATATCCACAAAATAGACAACGTGGTCGCAACAGCAAGAAGCAACAGGGTTGCCGTGTTGCTAGGGCTGCAGGAAATTCCTCAGCTCCGGCAGTTTTACAAAAAAGAAGTAGCAGACACCATATCTGCCATTGTCGGAAATATCCTTTCCGGTTCGGCCAGGGACAAGAATACACTGGACTGGCTGGAAAAACTATTTGGTAAGATTAAGCAGAAATCCTATTCCCAATCGATATCACAACAGGGAACAACGACCAGTATTAATGAGAAAATGGACCACATGATACCCGCCGGAAAAATAGCCGCATTAAAAACCGGTGAAATGGTTGGGATGATTGCTCAAGGCGAAGAAAACGATACCGACGAATACAAGACATCAGCAATTCATGGAAAGATCAATCTGGATATGAATGCCATCAACGAAGAAGAGCAAAACTACGCTCCGATGCCGGTCTACTATTCATTTTTGGATAAGAGGGGAATTAACCGCAAAGAGGAAGTACTGATGAGCAATTTCCGGAAGATCAATAAGGAAGTGGAACTCATCGTGAATGAATTTATAAAATCAGCTTCATGA
- the traN gene encoding conjugative transposon protein TraN, with protein sequence MRNLLYSLMLFTVSLLTAQTATTEQIISDLPELEITEGINLHMISPEPIQYVDLSTNKLTGDLPASNIARIKITDSPISEKDKKKQSTSFFSGDTVGIITVVGQSFISQYKAVYRSPDNLNTITNIHIQPEVMQPIEFDRMVFSNSELRKFALDIIQNKTDKKPVRTENNLNLSMQLNNVYVMGDYIFLDMTFKNTSNLSYDLEALKFSIEDKKIHKATNNQSIEMTPVFRLNSQKHFRKNLRNIYVFKKFTYPNSKVMMIRLIEEQLSGRTIEMKVNYSDILKADTF encoded by the coding sequence ATGAGAAATTTATTATACAGCCTAATGCTGTTTACAGTAAGCTTGTTAACCGCACAAACAGCAACCACGGAGCAGATCATTTCTGATCTGCCGGAACTTGAGATCACGGAAGGAATCAACCTGCATATGATCTCACCGGAGCCGATTCAATACGTTGACCTTTCCACCAATAAACTGACCGGCGATCTCCCTGCTAGCAATATTGCAAGAATAAAAATTACCGATAGCCCTATCTCTGAGAAGGATAAGAAAAAACAGTCCACGTCTTTTTTCAGCGGAGATACTGTGGGTATCATCACGGTTGTCGGGCAATCTTTCATTTCGCAGTATAAAGCGGTCTACAGAAGCCCCGATAACCTTAATACCATTACCAATATCCACATTCAACCGGAAGTGATGCAGCCTATTGAGTTCGATAGAATGGTCTTCTCAAACAGTGAGCTAAGGAAATTTGCCTTGGACATCATTCAGAATAAGACCGATAAAAAACCGGTCAGAACAGAGAACAACCTCAATCTCAGTATGCAGCTTAACAATGTATATGTGATGGGTGATTACATCTTTCTGGATATGACCTTTAAAAATACTTCCAATCTAAGCTACGACCTGGAAGCGCTTAAGTTTTCCATCGAGGATAAAAAGATCCATAAGGCAACCAATAATCAAAGCATAGAAATGACACCGGTTTTCCGGCTGAATTCTCAAAAGCACTTCAGGAAAAACCTTAGAAATATTTATGTATTTAAAAAATTCACTTATCCGAACTCGAAAGTAATGATGATACGGTTGATTGAGGAACAGCTTTCCGGGAGAACTATCGAAATGAAAGTGAACTATTCGGATATCCTTAAAGCAGACACCTTCTAG
- a CDS encoding M23 family metallopeptidase — MKTFITFFLIWLLFSFKCSLYGQFNTLTLGSPKKTENLAVVEKMEETKDLKQKSDNRFWKAIFTTISKADLKRELDSLKTIIKDNSDNNDKKWRIQKIQDSLILQLQSQLINNEQKRSFSIRSNDYENETGEPKFSKIAMPLSRSVSVTSPYGMRIHPIFGQSKMHNGIDLKARYENVYAVMDGFVTAAGWDPKGGGNYIKVKHFNRFETAYLHLSEIYYKVGELVKAGFIIAKSGNSGNSTGAHLHFSVRENGKHINPIRFLNDLTEAN; from the coding sequence ATGAAAACATTTATAACATTCTTTTTGATCTGGTTGCTTTTTTCTTTTAAATGCTCTTTGTATGGGCAATTCAACACACTGACGCTTGGATCGCCAAAAAAAACAGAGAATCTGGCCGTTGTAGAAAAGATGGAAGAGACTAAGGATTTGAAGCAGAAAAGCGACAACAGATTCTGGAAGGCTATTTTTACCACCATCTCCAAAGCAGACCTGAAAAGAGAACTGGACTCTTTGAAAACAATCATCAAAGATAATTCAGACAACAACGACAAAAAATGGAGAATACAAAAAATCCAGGACTCGTTGATTTTACAGCTGCAAAGTCAGTTGATTAATAATGAACAAAAACGATCTTTTTCTATAAGAAGCAATGACTATGAAAATGAAACCGGAGAACCAAAGTTTTCAAAGATCGCAATGCCATTAAGTAGATCTGTCTCCGTGACATCTCCTTACGGAATGAGAATACATCCAATATTTGGACAATCAAAAATGCATAACGGTATTGACCTGAAAGCCCGCTATGAGAATGTGTATGCCGTGATGGATGGTTTCGTTACAGCAGCAGGCTGGGATCCTAAAGGCGGTGGAAATTATATCAAAGTAAAACATTTCAACCGTTTTGAAACAGCTTACCTGCATCTCTCGGAAATCTATTACAAAGTTGGGGAGCTGGTAAAAGCCGGATTCATCATTGCCAAAAGCGGCAATTCCGGAAACTCCACCGGTGCGCACCTGCATTTCTCAGTCAGGGAAAACGGGAAACATATTAATCCTATCCGTTTTCTCAATGACCTTACTGAAGCGAATTAG
- the traM gene encoding conjugative transposon protein TraM, translated as MKKINFKQKKYVLPLWALPFLLLFGYVGAEFSKEEKPKEKPKELSLSLGETKDSIMNKNDAYDAFFKKDDNRTMLGGLDKEQDSLLSYDDQLSLAQKRKIDSLKAVSSRQNQYQGKGNPSSYYDPKQHGEDKDYKRSAEIIRMLNDKSYGNQENKYADTPKEKNQSVQPDPVKYLKEQMLVMDSLEKARDPEYQSKLAAEQRLKANKEKMEDFLNSTINVSKSGINNVFNAFYKEQENSFIKAVVDENNKGFLGSRIRFRLLEDIFVGYRKIGKGSILYGQISGFSMQRVDLKIVSVFTQGEIFPVNLSIYDVDGMKGLYVPQSVFRDMIREMGSNSVQGTQMDVGGQGFFTSIGSKLFTSTSKSIANLIKTNKAKLKYNSYVFLIDEKQLKESQNQQNK; from the coding sequence ATGAAGAAAATTAATTTCAAACAGAAAAAATATGTGCTGCCGCTGTGGGCGCTGCCGTTCCTGCTTCTTTTCGGATACGTCGGTGCGGAGTTCTCGAAAGAGGAAAAGCCCAAAGAAAAGCCTAAGGAGCTTTCCCTTTCGCTCGGAGAAACTAAGGATTCGATTATGAATAAGAATGATGCCTATGATGCATTTTTCAAAAAAGATGACAACCGGACGATGTTGGGAGGACTGGATAAGGAACAGGATAGCTTACTAAGCTATGATGACCAATTATCACTGGCTCAAAAAAGAAAAATCGATTCCCTTAAAGCGGTATCGTCAAGACAGAATCAATACCAGGGCAAAGGAAATCCTTCATCCTACTATGACCCAAAGCAGCATGGTGAGGATAAGGATTACAAGAGGTCGGCAGAAATCATCCGGATGCTCAATGATAAATCGTATGGGAATCAGGAAAACAAATACGCTGATACACCAAAAGAAAAAAATCAATCGGTCCAACCAGATCCCGTCAAATACCTGAAAGAGCAGATGCTTGTGATGGATTCCCTGGAAAAGGCCAGAGATCCGGAATACCAAAGCAAACTGGCAGCAGAACAACGGCTCAAAGCCAATAAGGAAAAGATGGAAGATTTTCTTAATTCGACCATCAATGTCAGCAAATCAGGCATTAACAATGTGTTCAATGCATTCTATAAAGAACAGGAAAACAGCTTTATCAAAGCGGTCGTTGATGAAAACAACAAAGGGTTTCTCGGCAGCCGGATCAGGTTCCGTTTATTAGAAGATATATTCGTCGGATACAGAAAAATCGGCAAAGGTTCTATTCTCTATGGGCAGATTTCCGGATTCTCCATGCAAAGGGTTGATCTTAAGATCGTATCGGTGTTTACCCAGGGAGAGATCTTTCCGGTCAACCTCTCCATCTATGACGTGGACGGAATGAAAGGCCTGTATGTACCGCAAAGCGTTTTCCGCGATATGATTCGGGAAATGGGAAGCAATTCGGTTCAGGGCACGCAGATGGATGTGGGCGGACAGGGATTTTTCACAAGCATCGGCTCCAAATTATTCACATCCACTTCCAAATCCATCGCTAACCTGATCAAAACCAATAAAGCCAAACTGAAGTATAACTCTTACGTATTTCTGATCGATGAAAAACAGCTTAAAGAATCACAAAACCAGCAAAATAAATAA
- a CDS encoding restriction endonuclease subunit S domain-containing protein, with translation MNDFIKQTGQKWLERVAKNPKRFYIYSMIFLSVSFIGSLIQDIFFPSQKTFTIIPPVLYSNKASVQDTEMEKIVSELKLLKDKRDRNALQKADSLRIEFLFNRFQQLKNSR, from the coding sequence ATGAATGATTTTATAAAACAAACCGGCCAAAAATGGCTGGAGCGTGTGGCTAAAAATCCGAAGAGGTTCTATATCTATTCGATGATCTTTCTTTCAGTCTCATTTATCGGATCGCTGATACAGGATATTTTCTTTCCTTCCCAAAAGACCTTTACCATAATACCGCCTGTTCTTTATTCTAATAAGGCTTCCGTTCAGGACACGGAAATGGAAAAGATCGTCAGCGAGCTGAAGTTACTGAAAGACAAAAGAGACCGGAATGCTCTGCAAAAAGCAGACAGCCTCAGAATAGAGTTTCTATTTAACCGCTTCCAGCAGTTAAAAAATAGCCGCTAG